A genomic region of Acidobacteriota bacterium contains the following coding sequences:
- the miaA gene encoding tRNA (adenosine(37)-N6)-dimethylallyltransferase MiaA, with the protein MTGASHRPRLIAIVGPTATGKSALAVALAARLGGEVVSCDSTAVYRGFDIGTDKPPLASRGGVPHHLIDVADPTERYSAARYVREASAAIRAITGRGRMPILAGGTGLYFRALTRGLFDGPGRNEAVRCRLNGVAERRGDAWLHRMVARVDPAAGQRIQLHDRKRLIRALEVYFLTGRPLTEHFAATRRPLSEYDLMTFGLRLPPAETARRVSERVDRQFDGGLLDEIRSMLASGLPPSAHPFTGLVYRQALEHLNGVRDEAATRALITQENRRYARRQLIWFRKEPNVHWLAHPGDRPEALEEALAQVDRPEMTLTMRGSLEGRASA; encoded by the coding sequence ATGACCGGTGCATCGCACCGTCCCCGTCTGATCGCCATCGTCGGTCCGACCGCCACCGGCAAGAGTGCGCTCGCGGTCGCGCTCGCGGCACGGCTGGGCGGCGAGGTGGTGAGTTGCGATTCGACGGCCGTCTATCGCGGGTTCGACATAGGCACCGACAAGCCGCCCCTCGCATCGCGCGGGGGCGTCCCGCACCATCTCATCGATGTCGCGGATCCGACCGAGCGCTATTCCGCCGCCCGCTACGTTCGCGAGGCTTCCGCCGCAATTCGCGCTATCACGGGCCGCGGGCGAATGCCGATCCTCGCCGGCGGCACGGGCCTGTACTTCCGCGCCCTGACGCGCGGCCTGTTCGACGGCCCGGGCCGGAACGAAGCGGTGCGCTGCCGGCTCAACGGGGTCGCGGAGCGGCGGGGCGACGCCTGGCTACACCGCATGGTTGCCCGCGTCGATCCCGCTGCGGGCCAACGGATTCAGCTCCACGACCGGAAGCGGTTGATCCGGGCCCTGGAGGTGTACTTCCTGACGGGCCGCCCGCTCACCGAGCATTTCGCCGCGACCCGCCGGCCGCTGTCGGAGTACGATCTGATGACGTTCGGCCTGCGGCTTCCTCCGGCGGAGACGGCGCGCCGTGTTTCGGAGCGGGTCGACCGTCAGTTCGATGGCGGTTTGCTCGACGAGATCCGCTCGATGCTTGCCTCGGGCCTGCCCCCGTCGGCGCATCCGTTCACCGGTCTCGTGTATCGCCAGGCCCTGGAGCATCTCAATGGGGTGCGCGACGAGGCGGCCACTCGCGCGCTGATTACGCAGGAGAACCGGAGGTACGCCCGCCGGCAGCTCATCTGGTTCCGGAAGGAGCCGAACGTGCACTGGCTGGCGCATCCCGGAGACCGCCCGGAGGCGCTCGAGGAGGCGCTGGCGCAGGTCGACCGCCCCGAGATGACGCTGACGATGCGCGGGAGCTTGGAAGGGCGCGCCAGCGCATGA
- the ubiE gene encoding bifunctional demethylmenaquinone methyltransferase/2-methoxy-6-polyprenyl-1,4-benzoquinol methylase UbiE translates to MIDGATDRSAAGPALDKSAGQIAGMFDAIAGRYDLLNHVLSAGFDRRWRKLAVRELALTGNETVIDACTGTADLAIELALGAPDGSRASRVVGIDFAGAMLARGRTKLAQRGLGGRVQLVRSDATRLPMPDGSTDAATVAFGIRNVEDPYRALAELHRVVRPGGRIAVLEFGMPTVPGLRALYAWYFRSVLPALGRLVSRHDSAYAYLPASVGQFPSGDAFLGLLRASGFEEVAARPLHFGIVYLYTAVRPSTGRAIID, encoded by the coding sequence ATGATTGACGGCGCCACGGACAGGTCGGCCGCCGGTCCCGCGCTCGACAAGTCGGCCGGGCAGATCGCCGGCATGTTCGATGCCATCGCCGGCCGTTACGATCTGCTGAACCATGTCCTGAGCGCCGGGTTCGACCGGCGCTGGCGCAAGCTGGCGGTCCGGGAGCTGGCGCTGACGGGAAACGAGACGGTCATCGACGCGTGCACGGGTACCGCCGACCTTGCGATCGAGTTGGCCCTGGGCGCGCCGGATGGATCCCGGGCCTCTCGAGTCGTCGGGATCGACTTCGCCGGGGCGATGCTGGCGCGCGGCCGGACGAAGTTGGCGCAGCGGGGGCTGGGCGGGCGCGTGCAGCTCGTTCGCAGCGATGCGACCCGGTTGCCGATGCCGGATGGATCGACCGACGCCGCCACGGTCGCCTTCGGTATCCGCAACGTCGAGGATCCGTACCGAGCACTGGCCGAACTGCACCGGGTCGTCCGGCCGGGAGGGCGGATCGCGGTTCTGGAGTTCGGCATGCCCACGGTCCCGGGTCTCCGCGCCCTCTATGCCTGGTACTTCCGCTCCGTCCTGCCGGCCCTCGGGCGCCTCGTTTCCCGTCACGACAGCGCCTACGCCTACCTGCCGGCGTCGGTGGGCCAGTTCCCGAGTGGCGACGCGTTTCTCGGGCTGCTGCGGGCGTCGGGATTCGAAGAGGTTGCGGCTCGCCCGCTGCATTTCGGAATCGTCTATCTCTACACCGCGGTGCGGCCCTCCACGGGGAGGGCTATAATCGATTGA
- a CDS encoding UbiX family flavin prenyltransferase, which translates to MRVVVGVTGASGALYAVRTLAALIDAGAEVDLVVSEYGHRLLHDELGPDVTVEGLPVYLASRYGVSPPAGPAFAVHRNRDAGASIASGSHRCDGMVIVPCSMKTLAGVAHGLSRNLIERAADVMLKERRRLVIVPRETPMSLPQLRNLVACAEAGAHLLPAMPAFYQQPRTLDDLADFMAGKILSALDIEHQLYPAWTG; encoded by the coding sequence ATGCGCGTGGTGGTAGGCGTCACGGGCGCGAGCGGGGCGCTCTACGCCGTCCGGACCCTTGCCGCCCTGATCGACGCCGGCGCGGAGGTCGACCTGGTGGTGTCGGAGTACGGACATCGCCTGCTGCACGACGAACTGGGTCCTGACGTCACCGTTGAGGGGTTGCCCGTCTATCTGGCCTCGCGCTACGGCGTCTCGCCGCCCGCGGGTCCCGCGTTCGCCGTCCATCGCAACCGGGACGCCGGCGCCTCGATCGCCAGCGGCAGTCACCGGTGCGACGGGATGGTGATCGTGCCGTGTTCGATGAAGACACTGGCCGGAGTCGCGCACGGGCTGTCCCGCAACCTGATCGAACGCGCCGCCGACGTCATGCTGAAGGAACGCCGCCGGCTGGTGATCGTGCCGCGCGAGACGCCGATGAGCCTGCCGCAACTGCGCAACCTGGTGGCGTGCGCCGAGGCGGGCGCGCACCTGCTGCCGGCGATGCCGGCGTTTTATCAGCAGCCGCGCACGCTGGACGACCTCGCGGATTTCATGGCGGGGAAGATCCTCTCCGCGCTGGACATCGAGCATCAGCTCTATCCCGCCTGGACCGGATGA
- the acpP gene encoding acyl carrier protein has translation MAVADKVKNIIVEQLGVDEEEVTPDASFVDDLGADSLDTVELVMAFEEEFGLEIPDGDAEKITRVKEAVDYIESHATGSR, from the coding sequence ATGGCGGTCGCTGACAAGGTCAAGAACATCATCGTGGAGCAGTTGGGGGTGGACGAGGAAGAGGTGACGCCGGATGCCTCTTTCGTCGACGACCTTGGCGCCGACTCGCTCGATACGGTCGAACTGGTTATGGCGTTTGAAGAGGAGTTCGGTCTCGAGATCCCCGACGGGGACGCGGAGAAGATTACCCGCGTGAAGGAGGCCGTCGACTACATAGAGTCCCACGCCACAGGTTCCAGGTAG
- a CDS encoding DUF177 domain-containing protein: MLHDARAAGKAPEVSEQFDLRDVRGQIEPLERSFPASSFAGAEGERDEYTVAAPVVLELLILKDGDRYRLSGPLRTTVERSCSRCLKPFQVPTVLDIDVRYHPQRANTGDGEHEISDDDLSIAYYRDDQIHLGDLVREQLRLASPMKPLCNDDCRGLCPVCGVNRNETTCDCVASWHDPRFDRLRTLRPTPARAALMKKA, encoded by the coding sequence ATGCTTCACGATGCGCGGGCTGCCGGCAAGGCGCCGGAGGTATCCGAGCAGTTCGATCTCCGCGACGTGCGCGGCCAGATCGAACCGCTGGAGCGGTCCTTTCCGGCGTCTTCGTTCGCTGGCGCGGAGGGCGAGCGGGATGAGTACACCGTGGCGGCTCCCGTCGTGCTCGAGTTGCTGATCCTGAAGGATGGTGATCGTTACCGGCTCTCGGGGCCGCTCCGGACAACGGTCGAGCGGAGTTGCAGCCGGTGCCTGAAGCCGTTCCAAGTCCCGACCGTCCTCGACATTGACGTTCGCTACCATCCGCAGCGCGCGAACACGGGCGACGGAGAACACGAGATCTCGGATGACGACCTGTCCATCGCGTACTACCGCGACGACCAGATCCACCTGGGAGACCTGGTGCGCGAGCAGCTCCGGCTGGCGTCGCCGATGAAGCCACTCTGCAACGACGACTGCCGCGGCCTCTGCCCCGTCTGCGGCGTAAACCGGAACGAGACGACGTGCGATTGCGTTGCGTCGTGGCATGACCCGCGGTTCGACCGGCTCCGGACGCTTCGGCCGACGCCGGCCCGGGCCGCACTGATGAAGAAGGCCTGA
- the fabD gene encoding ACP S-malonyltransferase, producing MGRELAETFDVCRETFAEADGALGEPISRLCFNGPEEQLTLTANTQPAILAMSVAVDRLLRNRGHEPAFLAGHSLGEYSAHVAAGTIGFADALRIVRRRGEYMQAAVPVGEGAMAAVIGLGRDGVEQACRETADGEVVSAANWNAPGQVTIAGTAAAVARAGARARELGARRVMPLPVSAPFHCELMQPAEARLAPELRALVSATPSVPVVANVDAEPKRSAPDSIEALVRQVSAPVQWTSVVERLAAEGVTTLIEVGPGRVLSGLARKIDRSLTVANVQDPSSLEKAEAALAGGRVGAVG from the coding sequence ATGGGCAGGGAACTGGCCGAGACGTTCGACGTCTGCCGGGAGACGTTCGCGGAAGCGGACGGGGCGCTCGGCGAGCCGATCAGCCGCCTCTGCTTCAACGGTCCGGAGGAGCAGCTCACATTGACCGCCAACACGCAGCCGGCGATTCTCGCCATGAGCGTTGCCGTCGATCGTCTGCTCCGGAACCGGGGGCACGAGCCGGCGTTTCTGGCGGGGCACAGCTTGGGGGAATACTCGGCCCACGTCGCGGCCGGCACCATCGGGTTTGCCGACGCCCTGCGCATCGTCCGCCGCCGCGGCGAGTACATGCAGGCCGCGGTCCCGGTGGGCGAGGGAGCGATGGCGGCGGTGATCGGGCTTGGCCGCGACGGGGTCGAGCAGGCCTGCCGCGAGACGGCGGACGGCGAGGTGGTCAGTGCCGCCAACTGGAACGCCCCGGGACAGGTGACGATCGCGGGCACGGCAGCGGCGGTCGCGCGGGCCGGGGCGCGCGCGAGAGAGTTGGGCGCACGCCGCGTGATGCCGTTGCCGGTCAGCGCGCCGTTCCATTGCGAGCTGATGCAGCCGGCCGAAGCGCGGTTGGCGCCCGAGCTGCGCGCGCTGGTGTCGGCGACTCCGTCCGTGCCGGTAGTGGCGAACGTTGATGCTGAACCGAAGCGAAGCGCTCCCGACTCGATAGAGGCCCTGGTGCGGCAGGTGAGTGCGCCGGTGCAGTGGACGTCGGTCGTGGAACGGCTGGCGGCCGAGGGGGTCACGACGCTGATCGAGGTGGGTCCCGGACGGGTGTTGAGCGGTCTGGCCCGGAAGATCGACCGGTCGCTGACCGTCGCGAACGTGCAGGATCCGAGTAGCCTCGAGAAGGCTGAAGCGGCCCTGGCCGGCGGTCGGGTAGGGGCGGTCGGATGA
- a CDS encoding 50S ribosomal protein L32, with translation MANPKRRHSKTRTAKRRAHDALPPVQLKRCPQCHELQLPHRVCPHCGYYGDRQVRSVKES, from the coding sequence ATGGCGAATCCGAAACGACGGCATTCCAAGACGCGCACGGCCAAGCGCCGGGCGCACGACGCGCTCCCGCCAGTTCAGTTGAAGCGCTGCCCGCAATGTCACGAGTTGCAGCTGCCGCATCGCGTCTGTCCGCACTGCGGCTATTACGGGGACCGCCAGGTGCGTTCCGTAAAGGAGTCGTAG
- the plsX gene encoding phosphate acyltransferase PlsX, translated as MRIAVDAVGGDHGPRNVVAGALVAARHLGFGLTLVGPRRVIEDELRRHPEANAIDVRVEPAPDVIGMDEGPAALRRKPGASVRVAADAVARGEAAAFFSAGNTGATLVAAHAAFGMLPGVDRPALAVRIPTRHGDAVLLDVGATVEGRAQHLVQFASMGTVFSQAVLGIEKPRVGLLSIGEEATKGNDLTRHAHRRLQESGLHFIGNVEARDLYAGTADVIVCDGFTGNIALKVSEGLVEMVETLLHDELRRTFTTSLGYLLSRRAFRRFRRRVDYSEYGGAPLLGLARLAMVGHGRSSVKAVRNALALTHRFVRQDLVHTIGARMQALAPSAPGRAS; from the coding sequence ATGCGCATTGCCGTTGATGCGGTGGGGGGGGATCACGGACCGCGAAACGTGGTGGCCGGAGCCCTCGTTGCGGCGCGCCATCTCGGATTCGGACTTACCCTCGTCGGCCCCCGGCGCGTGATCGAGGACGAGTTGCGCCGCCATCCCGAGGCGAACGCGATCGACGTGCGGGTGGAGCCGGCTCCGGACGTGATTGGGATGGACGAGGGACCCGCGGCGCTACGGCGCAAGCCGGGCGCCTCGGTCCGGGTGGCGGCTGACGCGGTGGCGCGCGGAGAGGCCGCGGCATTCTTCAGCGCGGGCAACACGGGGGCAACGCTCGTCGCGGCCCACGCCGCCTTCGGCATGCTTCCCGGTGTGGACCGACCCGCCCTCGCGGTTCGGATCCCGACGCGCCACGGCGATGCGGTGCTGCTTGATGTCGGCGCCACCGTCGAGGGCCGGGCGCAGCACCTGGTGCAGTTCGCTTCGATGGGAACCGTTTTCTCGCAGGCGGTGCTCGGAATCGAGAAACCGCGGGTGGGCCTGCTGTCCATCGGTGAAGAGGCGACGAAAGGAAATGACCTGACCCGCCACGCCCACCGCCGGTTGCAGGAGAGCGGTTTGCATTTCATCGGGAACGTGGAGGCACGCGACCTGTATGCGGGCACGGCGGACGTCATCGTCTGCGATGGCTTCACCGGGAACATCGCGCTGAAGGTGAGCGAAGGACTGGTCGAGATGGTGGAGACGCTGTTGCACGACGAATTGCGGCGAACGTTCACAACGTCGCTCGGCTACCTGCTGTCGCGCCGCGCGTTCCGCCGTTTTCGCCGCCGGGTCGACTATTCGGAGTACGGCGGCGCGCCGCTTCTGGGCCTGGCGCGCCTCGCCATGGTGGGTCACGGGCGTTCATCGGTCAAGGCGGTCCGCAACGCGCTCGCCCTGACTCACCGATTCGTCCGACAGGACCTGGTTCATACCATCGGCGCACGGATGCAGGCGTTGGCGCCCAGCGCCCCGGGGCGTGCATCGTGA
- the fabG gene encoding 3-oxoacyl-ACP reductase FabG, protein MSDLAGRVALVTGASRGIGRAIALHLASAGATVVAGARADHAGAVQRQIEEAGGVAVAITLDVTDPASIGAAARTALDRFGRVDVLVNNAGIVRDQLLMRMKAEEWNAVVATNLTAAYQSCQAVLRPMLKQRSGRIINIASVVGQSGNPGQANYAASKAGLIGFTKSLAQEVASRGITVNVVAPGMIETDMTAALDERAQAALRERIPMGRLGSPEEVAGVVRFLASDEASYITGQVIGVNGGMYM, encoded by the coding sequence ATGAGCGATCTCGCCGGCCGCGTGGCGCTCGTCACTGGCGCCTCGCGGGGGATCGGACGGGCCATTGCCCTTCACCTGGCGTCGGCGGGCGCGACGGTGGTGGCGGGTGCGAGGGCGGACCACGCCGGCGCCGTGCAGCGGCAGATCGAGGAAGCGGGCGGCGTCGCGGTGGCGATCACGCTGGACGTGACGGACCCAGCGTCGATCGGGGCTGCCGCCAGGACCGCGCTCGACCGCTTCGGACGCGTGGATGTCCTCGTGAACAACGCCGGCATCGTGCGGGATCAGTTGTTGATGCGGATGAAGGCCGAGGAGTGGAATGCCGTGGTGGCGACCAATCTGACGGCCGCCTACCAGTCGTGTCAGGCGGTGCTCCGGCCGATGCTGAAGCAGCGCTCGGGCCGGATCATCAACATTGCTTCGGTCGTCGGCCAGTCGGGAAACCCGGGTCAGGCGAACTATGCGGCGTCGAAGGCGGGACTGATCGGCTTCACGAAGTCGCTGGCGCAGGAAGTTGCCTCACGGGGCATAACCGTCAACGTCGTGGCGCCCGGAATGATCGAAACCGACATGACCGCCGCGCTCGATGAGCGGGCGCAGGCGGCGCTGAGAGAGCGGATTCCGATGGGCCGGCTCGGGTCGCCGGAGGAGGTGGCAGGTGTCGTCCGGTTTCTTGCCTCGGACGAAGCATCGTATATTACAGGGCAAGTCATCGGGGTCAACGGTGGGATGTACATGTAG
- the fabF gene encoding beta-ketoacyl-ACP synthase II translates to MARRVAVTGVGLVSSLGVGTDANWEALLEGRSGIRTIASFDASAFASRIGGEVRGFDPLAFLTRKDVRKMDVFIQYAIAASEFAVQDAGLSTEEPLGPDVGVFIASGIGGFSTIEREHRALLEGGPRKISPFFIPSAIINLAAGQVSIRFGAQGPNSATCTACSASAHAIGDAYEMIRRSDADVMIAGGSEASITPMGVGGFAAMRALSTRNDEPERACRPFDKDRDGFIIGEGSGVLILEELERARARNASIYCELVGYGMSADAFHMTAPAENGDGAFRVMRNTLRSAGVEPNVVDYVNAHGTSTPHNDRIETLAIKRCFGEHASSLAISSTKSMTGHLLGAAGGLEAGITALAVRHQVAPPTINLENPDPDCDLDYVANARREMPITYALSNSFGFGGTNASLLLRRYDG, encoded by the coding sequence GTGGCAAGGCGCGTTGCGGTCACCGGCGTCGGCCTCGTGTCGTCGCTCGGCGTCGGGACCGACGCGAACTGGGAGGCTCTGCTGGAGGGGCGGTCCGGCATCCGGACCATCGCCAGCTTCGACGCTTCCGCTTTCGCGTCGCGGATCGGGGGCGAAGTGCGCGGCTTCGACCCGCTCGCGTTCCTGACGCGGAAGGACGTCCGCAAGATGGACGTCTTCATCCAGTACGCGATCGCGGCGTCGGAGTTCGCCGTGCAGGACGCCGGCCTGTCCACCGAGGAGCCCCTCGGTCCGGACGTCGGCGTCTTCATCGCGTCCGGAATCGGCGGATTCAGCACGATCGAGCGCGAACACCGCGCGCTGCTCGAGGGCGGGCCCCGGAAGATCTCACCCTTCTTTATTCCCTCCGCCATCATCAATCTGGCGGCGGGGCAGGTGTCGATCCGGTTCGGAGCGCAGGGACCGAATTCGGCGACCTGCACCGCGTGTTCGGCCTCGGCCCATGCCATCGGCGACGCCTACGAGATGATCCGGCGGAGCGACGCCGACGTGATGATCGCCGGGGGATCCGAGGCGTCGATCACGCCGATGGGAGTGGGCGGGTTCGCCGCCATGCGGGCCCTCTCGACACGCAACGACGAGCCGGAGCGCGCCTGCCGGCCGTTCGACAAGGACCGCGACGGCTTCATCATCGGCGAGGGTTCGGGAGTCCTGATTCTCGAGGAGCTGGAGCGCGCCCGCGCGCGCAATGCGTCGATCTATTGCGAGCTGGTCGGCTACGGCATGTCGGCCGATGCGTTTCACATGACGGCTCCGGCCGAGAACGGCGACGGAGCGTTCCGGGTGATGCGGAATACGCTGCGCTCCGCGGGGGTCGAACCGAACGTGGTCGACTACGTCAACGCGCACGGCACGTCCACGCCTCACAACGATCGCATCGAGACGCTGGCCATCAAGCGCTGCTTCGGTGAACACGCGTCGTCACTCGCGATTTCGTCCACCAAGTCCATGACCGGCCACCTGCTGGGGGCGGCCGGCGGGCTGGAGGCCGGGATCACCGCGCTCGCGGTTCGCCACCAGGTGGCGCCCCCCACTATCAATCTGGAGAATCCCGACCCGGACTGCGACCTCGACTACGTGGCGAACGCCAGGCGCGAGATGCCGATCACCTACGCGCTGTCCAACTCGTTCGGGTTCGGCGGCACCAACGCCAGCCTGCTGCTACGCCGGTACGACGGCTGA
- a CDS encoding amidohydrolase family protein, producing MSAGRKVRYRARWILPIVAPPVRDGWVDVFGDAVHAVGGAAAVHPADPLAEEIDLGDVALLPGLVNAHTHLELSGLDDASPPADSMPAWARALVQRVDADGGLPAEAIPDAVAQLHACGTVLVGDIGNTQAALPGLASGRVDAVLFQECLGFEVGPEEAEARAGRLADEIAGRAAGAGGDRLILRGAAHAPYSVSPALFRALVARLPGPRTVHLAESREEIDFLRDGHGPWREFLQWRGRWNAAWEPPGTGPVDYLEMLGWLRDDTLVVHGVQLRPDDLKRLAAAGTTLVTCPRSNRWTGAGEPPVADFYASGVRVAVGTDSLASAPDLNLFSELAALHRLAPAVPASRLLRSATLHGAAALGRGETLGAIAPGRRAALVAVALPGSLDDVEQYLVGGIEPEQIAWVEAHRC from the coding sequence ATGAGCGCGGGGCGGAAGGTCCGCTACCGCGCCCGCTGGATCCTGCCAATCGTCGCGCCGCCGGTCCGGGACGGCTGGGTGGACGTCTTCGGCGACGCAGTCCACGCCGTCGGGGGGGCGGCCGCCGTTCACCCCGCCGATCCGCTGGCCGAGGAGATCGACCTGGGCGACGTCGCCCTGCTGCCCGGGCTGGTGAACGCGCACACCCACCTGGAGCTGTCGGGACTTGACGACGCTTCCCCGCCGGCGGACTCGATGCCGGCCTGGGCGCGCGCCCTCGTTCAACGGGTCGACGCCGATGGCGGCCTGCCCGCGGAAGCGATACCCGACGCCGTGGCGCAATTGCACGCCTGCGGCACCGTCCTCGTGGGCGATATCGGCAACACGCAGGCGGCGCTGCCCGGGCTCGCGTCGGGACGGGTCGACGCGGTGCTCTTCCAGGAGTGTCTGGGCTTCGAGGTGGGACCGGAAGAAGCGGAGGCGAGGGCCGGTCGTCTGGCCGACGAGATTGCCGGGCGTGCGGCGGGCGCCGGCGGCGACCGTCTGATACTGCGCGGCGCGGCGCATGCTCCGTATTCGGTTTCGCCGGCGCTCTTCCGGGCCCTGGTGGCTCGACTCCCCGGCCCGCGCACGGTGCATCTGGCCGAATCACGGGAGGAGATCGACTTCCTGCGCGACGGCCACGGGCCGTGGCGCGAGTTCCTTCAGTGGCGCGGCCGCTGGAACGCGGCGTGGGAGCCGCCGGGAACGGGTCCCGTCGACTATCTCGAGATGCTCGGATGGTTGCGCGACGACACGCTGGTCGTGCATGGCGTGCAGCTTCGTCCGGACGATCTGAAGCGGCTCGCGGCGGCGGGGACGACGCTGGTCACCTGCCCGCGGAGCAACCGGTGGACCGGGGCCGGCGAGCCGCCGGTCGCCGACTTCTACGCTTCCGGTGTCCGGGTCGCGGTCGGAACCGACAGTCTCGCAAGCGCGCCCGACCTCAACCTCTTTTCCGAACTGGCTGCGCTGCATCGACTGGCGCCGGCGGTCCCGGCATCGCGCCTGCTCCGGAGCGCAACGCTCCACGGCGCGGCCGCCCTCGGGCGGGGAGAGACCCTGGGGGCCATCGCGCCGGGCCGGCGCGCAGCCCTCGTGGCGGTCGCTCTGCCCGGTTCCCTGGACGATGTGGAACAATACCTGGTGGGCGGGATCGAGCCGGAGCAGATAGCCTGGGTCGAGGCGCACCGATGCTGA
- a CDS encoding 4-hydroxybenzoate octaprenyltransferase: MLTRLLTYGSFVRFSHTVFALPFALTGALLASQVAELTWRRAGWIVVAMFTARTAAMAFNRLVDARFDALNPRTAGREIPRGRVSRIEAAAIVVVASAAFIASTWPLGMLCFALSPLALLIVFWYSLAKRYTTYTQLFLGLALAIAPVGGWLAAGGQFFASPPWLLALATGAWVAGFDVIYACEDLDFDRRQGLRSIPVRFGVERALHLSRLFHLVTVAALASLAWLMPLGPIYVLGVTAVALLLAYEQSLVSASDLSRVKQAFELNGYVGILYLIATAAALHVR, translated from the coding sequence ATGCTGACGCGACTCCTCACCTACGGATCGTTCGTCCGCTTCAGCCACACCGTGTTCGCGTTGCCGTTCGCGCTGACCGGCGCTCTGCTGGCGAGTCAGGTGGCCGAGCTGACGTGGCGGCGCGCCGGCTGGATCGTCGTGGCGATGTTCACGGCCAGGACCGCCGCGATGGCGTTCAACCGGTTGGTCGATGCCCGTTTCGACGCCCTTAATCCGCGGACGGCGGGCCGCGAGATTCCGCGCGGGCGCGTATCCCGCATCGAGGCGGCGGCGATTGTCGTGGTGGCGTCGGCGGCGTTCATCGCCTCGACATGGCCGCTCGGCATGCTGTGTTTCGCGCTCTCGCCGCTCGCGCTCCTGATTGTCTTCTGGTACTCCCTCGCGAAGCGCTACACCACGTATACCCAGCTCTTTCTCGGCCTGGCCCTGGCGATCGCACCGGTCGGCGGGTGGCTTGCGGCGGGAGGGCAGTTCTTCGCCTCGCCGCCCTGGCTGCTGGCGCTGGCGACCGGCGCGTGGGTGGCCGGTTTCGACGTGATCTACGCCTGCGAGGACCTCGATTTCGATCGGCGGCAGGGACTCCGTTCGATTCCCGTGCGCTTCGGCGTCGAGCGTGCGCTTCACCTGTCGCGCCTGTTCCACCTGGTGACGGTGGCGGCGCTGGCTTCGCTCGCCTGGCTGATGCCGCTCGGGCCGATCTACGTGTTGGGGGTGACGGCGGTAGCGCTACTGCTCGCGTACGAGCAGTCACTCGTCAGCGCCTCGGATCTGTCGCGGGTGAAGCAGGCGTTCGAGCTGAACGGCTACGTCGGTATCCTTTACCTCATCGCGACAGCGGCGGCGCTGCATGTCCGGTAG
- a CDS encoding deoxyguanosinetriphosphate triphosphohydrolase gives MTTAQESSLRTSLEMREAATLCPAASFSSRTRGRLRPEPEDPVRPAFQRDRDRIIHSKAFRRLKHKTQVFFAPAGDHYRTRLTHTLEVSQIARTIAKALRLNEELTEAIALGHDLGHTPFGHTGERVLKALCPGGFNHYEQSLRVVDVIEHDGEGLNLTWEVRDGIARHSKGKDGLPVGAAPDQRASTLEGQVARVADIIAYVNHDIDDAVRAGLLQPQGLPAEPIRVLGGRSSERIGRMVTDVVRRTQERLESGAPEVSMSRTMLQATVDMRTFLHGAVYENAAAAGELRKAHDILAGLWGKVREAPDRFLDPRTVEREGVDVAAKDFLAGMTDRYAVRLFESLFVPRPWGGVGWDT, from the coding sequence ATGACTACGGCGCAGGAGTCGTCGCTCCGGACCAGTCTCGAGATGCGGGAGGCGGCGACGCTCTGCCCGGCCGCCTCGTTCAGTAGCCGGACGCGCGGCAGGCTGCGCCCGGAGCCCGAAGATCCAGTGCGTCCGGCGTTTCAGCGGGACCGCGACCGGATCATCCACTCGAAGGCGTTCCGCCGGTTGAAGCACAAGACGCAGGTGTTCTTCGCTCCGGCGGGCGACCACTACCGGACGCGGTTGACGCATACGCTCGAGGTGTCGCAGATCGCGCGAACCATCGCCAAGGCGCTTCGTTTGAACGAGGAGTTGACCGAGGCGATTGCGCTCGGGCATGACCTGGGCCACACGCCGTTTGGCCACACCGGCGAGCGGGTGCTGAAGGCGCTTTGCCCGGGGGGCTTCAACCACTACGAGCAGAGTCTCCGCGTGGTCGACGTGATAGAGCACGACGGCGAGGGACTCAACCTCACCTGGGAGGTGCGGGACGGCATTGCACGGCACTCGAAGGGAAAGGACGGCTTGCCGGTCGGGGCCGCGCCGGACCAGCGCGCGTCCACCCTGGAGGGCCAGGTGGCCCGGGTCGCCGACATCATTGCCTATGTCAACCACGACATCGACGACGCGGTGCGGGCCGGACTGCTGCAGCCCCAGGGCCTGCCGGCCGAACCGATTCGCGTGCTGGGCGGCAGATCGTCGGAGCGGATCGGCCGCATGGTGACCGACGTCGTGCGCCGCACGCAGGAGCGACTCGAGTCCGGCGCGCCGGAAGTGTCCATGAGCCGGACGATGCTGCAGGCGACGGTCGATATGCGCACGTTTCTCCACGGCGCGGTCTACGAGAACGCCGCCGCCGCCGGTGAACTCCGGAAGGCGCACGACATCCTGGCCGGTCTGTGGGGGAAGGTGCGGGAGGCCCCGGACCGGTTCCTCGATCCCCGCACGGTAGAGCGCGAGGGGGTCGACGTAGCCGCGAAGGACTTTCTGGCCGGGATGACCGACCGCTACGCGGTGCGGCTGTTCGAGTCTCTCTTCGTCCCGCGCCCCTGGGGGGGCGTCGGCTGGGACACCTGA